The region CTCTGTAGGGTCCAGCGCTGCCAGGGCATCAGAACGACCTTCAGCGGTTCGAATCTGCCTGGCCAGGTAGCCAATATAGTTCTGCTTCTCCGCAGTCGAATACTTAGCGAAAATTTCCTTTTGCTTAATCGCAGTCGGGTCCGTTACGACCGTACCGGTATAGCTGCCCGTTTCTTCTTTGGCTCTGCGCAGTAGCTTAATGTAGTTGGCTACGCCATTTCCAAGTTTGGCGAAAAACGAATCTATGCCGTTTTCTTTCGAAAATTCAGCCGTGAATAGTTTAAGCTGGTCGGTGGCTCTGGTCCAGCCGCCCGCCATTGAATTAGCGTTAGCCAGCGCTTTAGAGCCATACACTTTTTCGAGTTCAGCCGCCAGTTTCGGTAGGGCGTCCGCAGCCATTACCGAACCCGTTTGCAGCATCTTGTTTAGTTCCTGCTCTGATACGTGTAGCGCATCAGCCATTAACTTAAACGCCCCTGGTAGCCGTTCCCCTAATTGGCCCCGCAGTTCTTCAGCGCTAACGGTGCCTTTCGACATCATCTGGCTAATAGCCAGTAATGAGCCCTTTACTTCGTCATTCGACAGCTTCAGCGCTGCGCCAGCCTGAACTACCGACGTAAAGATTTTTTCAGTAGCTTTCCCCTCTAAAACGGTCCCGTTTGTAGCTGCTTTTAGCCCTCTGTAGGAACTAGCTAGCGTTTCGTAGCTTATACCTAGCCGGTCGGATAATTCGCGTAGATAAAGCTGTGAACGGGCAAAATCAATAGATGAGGTACTAACAGCGTTTAGCCCTGCGTCCAGCCGTTCAAAATCCGACGTTATCTGTAACCCCTGCTTAAGCAGCCCCATTGCTTTGTCGACAGCGAAGAAACCGCCGACCAGGTTGGTAATAGACTTTAGCGGAGAGTTAAACGAGTTTTCCAGCCGGTTACCTGTACGAATGCCGCCCGCTTCGATTCTGGAAAGCGCATCTAAAATGCGATCCGTACCGCGAGCAAACGCACTGTCATTAAGGGTAAATACAGCCTGTAAGTTTTCAGTCATTATTGTTACGGTTGAGTACTATTAAGAGCCTGTTTAAAAATGCTTGAGCATCCGGTTGATGTTGGACAAATACACGAACGATTCGTGCGAATTGACTCCACATTCATAGTCTTTACTAAGCCGTCTCGACCAATTCATCCAGGCAAACGTTCGCTCGACTTTCCAGCGCATGGGCAAGACTTGAAAACCGGCTAACTCGCTCACCTTTACCACTTCCAAGAGTAGCCCATAAGACCTTTTAAGCCAACGGGCTAACTTCTTGCCATACGCACTATCGGCTAAAATCTTGTTCATTCGCTCGTAACCTTGACCAGCTAACCGAGTTAGTACCGCTCTGGCGGCTGGACTGTCATGTTGATTAGCCGCATGAACTACGACTACTAAAACCAAGCCTAATGTATCCACGATGATGTGCCGCTTACGTCCGTTAACCTTCTTATGGCCATCATAGCCTTTGGGCACTACACCCCACTCACTACACTTAATGCTCTGTGAATCAATGACGCCCACGCTGGGTGAAGCTTCCCGTTTCGCTTTTTGTCGTCTACGTTCGACCAACGACTTGTTGAGTCGTTCCCAAGTCCCCTCGTTACGCCACTTCCAGAAGTAGTAGTAGCACAAAGGCCAAGGCGGCAAATCATTGGGCATCTGTCGCCACTGGCAACCGGTTTTGGTCAAATACAGTAATGCATTGAGAATCGCACGAAGTGAATACTTTCGTTTACGCTTGTCAGCCAAGATTTCTTGGATAACTTGCCAAGCGGAATCAGTCAGGTCTGTGGGGTACATCTTTGGTCGGATTAACCCACAAGATAGGCTGATTCTATTCTTTTAGGGCCTCACCCCATTTTTAAACAGGCTCTAATTGTAAGGCAATTCACCAAAAAAGGATGCATTAACTAACGTGTAGTTGCTGGTTCTTTTTTGTTGCTTTAGCCATTGATCAAAGTTCTGATTAAGGATAGCCGAAAAGAATGCTTTGTTTACGTTCATGCCCTCTTCAGCCGTGCCAGTTTCCATTAGCTCACAAGCTTTGTGATCTGAGACTGAAACAAATATTCCAGTATCATGCAGCGTTTGCTCCCAGCCCGCCCGTATAATTTCACAAGTGGCCTCTATTTGCTGCGAGCCGTTGAAATGGGCCAAGACAGACTCAATAGTTGGTTCGCAGTTAAGAAGGGCGCAATAGCTTTTAATAGCATTTTGGGCGAATGTTAACATAACCGGCTGGCCATCTGGCCCGGTTATGGTTGCTGTGGTTTTCATTAATTAAAGTGCGTTAAATTAGTTGAGGTTGACTTAAAGAATCTCAACGGGTTTGTTTGTAGTGCCTGGACCTGGCCGAATAGAAAACTTCGCGGTCGTTATACCTACGCTGACCGAACAAATCATTATACAGAGTTTCGGTTTTTTCGTAGGCTGCACCTTTGAACTTCTCTACGCTGTTAAATTCCTGCTTCCAGGTTTGTTCAAAAACAGTCACAAAACCGGCAACAGTCTTGAAGTCTAAGCAGAAGTCAACCCATTCGCGAGCACTTTCGTCGAAGGGCAATTGAGGCTTAATAAGTTTCATAATTAACGTTACGGTTGGCTTTTTTAACTATATAAAGTTAAAGATGCTCAACGTCAGTTAATAGTTTTATTAGCTAATCTTATGTAACGGTGGTAAATATACGTTATGGGTTTACTTAGTTCGAATTTGACTAAACGCAGAGCTCTGTGATTACGGTTATTTACTGAATTATTCGCCATATGGTTATAGCTTTTCTAATTCAAAAACGTAACAATTCGTAACATTTTAAGCATTTTGTAAACTCTACTATTAACTCATAAGAGGTGTGAGGTTCGCTTTATAATCCACTTTTTTGATAAATAACCAGCTAAAACCAGTAAGATTTACTAATAGTATTGCGCATAGATAAGCTCAAAACCGTTACTTTTCGTTACTTCTCGTAAGTGGACTTTTATAAAGAAGATTTTCGATAAGCCAAAACCGTAACTTTTCGTAACCTTGATACTGCTAAAAAAGTCCATAAGATTGGCTTACCGTGACTTTTCGTGACTTTTTATTATGCTAAAATGCGTGTTCTAGTAGTTTTCAAAATAAGGTTCTAAGATTTACCGTGATCTTTTGTCAATTAATACAAAGTACAAATCTGCGTTGCACCGTTACAAAACGTTACATTGACTTGAAGTGATTAAGGAGAACGGCATCTGGCAGCATCTTTTACTACCGTTTGAAGACTTCGACTGAGAAGCAATTTTGTAATGAGTTTTTTGGTGGGTAAATCCTTATTGACTTTTACCCATTATGGCTTTGTGGGCCTGGTTCTGATAACGTACCCATGCTTTCGATCAAGAATGGTCCCGTCAGAAGCAGTTATGAGATCGGGAGTTAACTTAACCTCTACAAGGTCCCTGTTATACCTGGTCAACTCAGCACAAGTAGCGTTTCTATGTCCGTCACTATCAGGATCGCTGCCATGCTTATGACTTTTTCCGCAGAAAGGGCAGGTTTCTGTCTGATTAACACCTGGAACTCTAAACAGTACAGGGACAGGATTACCCTTATAGATTTCGTAATGTTCACAAATGGGAATTTTATGTAATCTTTTCATTTTAATAAGTTGCTTAAAATTTCAACTAATTGATTTTCAATTAATTATGGTGGCTTAACAAAATAGGGTGGCTTATGACCTCATAAGCCATGATAACGCTCTGTGATACAAATACTTACGGGCACATTTTGGGGTGGCTTACGGCAGTCGGCCAAAACTTTCCTTACAGAGAAAACATTTTTTTATGTGTCCCTTTTTCGGGATTATTTTTTTTCTCTTATCACACAAGCAATTTCTTACAAGCCATCTAAGCCACTTTATATAAACTACTATAAATGAGTTATTTAGGGTGGCTTATGGGTGGCTTAAACCTGGCTTAGGGTGGCTTATGGATTTTCTAAACGAACCACATCATACACCCAGGGACGCCGTTGCTTTTTTGTTTTAGGGTCTTTCCCAAATCGTTTTTGATAAGACTTCAACCCCATTGCTGCCAATTCCAGCCTGATCTTATCGCTTTCTAGCTTACGGCCATTAGCCCGGCTTTCTAAGCTGATCTGAATTTGAATTAACTCCAAGTGCTCAATGAATTCCCCACCCTCACCGGTCGGTTTGGCAAACGAATACTCTAAAAGTTGCCGTTCGACTGACCATCGTTCAAATCTGGAAGTATTATCGTTTAGATACTGAATGTCTTCATTTGATAAAGAATAAGGCTCACCAGCTATATAAGCCCAATAAGCTTCCATGAGCAAATCTGTTTTATCAATTGCATTATAGGCTTCCCGATTAATCGAAAGCACGTTAATGGGAATGATTCGCCTATTGCCTGTTGGGTCGCTTAGTATGGCTTGTGGATTACTCGAACCACAAAGTGCGGCCCTTCGTTTTAGCTTTACGTTTGTGCTGCCGTAGGGTTCGCGGAGGTCAAAAACTTTACTGGAAAGTAAATTTTTCATTAATCCAACGTCTTGAAATGACTTGCCTGACAATTCATCCAAAAAGACAATCCAGTTTTCACAAAGCAGTATCTCATCATCTTTGCCCCGGTCTAACTTAGTTTCTGCGAAGTAACGTCGTAGTTCTTCAGGCAATAGGCGTCTGAAAAATTCGGTTTTCCCAACATTTTGGGGACCTGTTAGGATCAACATTAAATCGCATAAATTATCGAAAGCTAGTGCGACCAAACCAATAAGCCACTTTCTCAAGAAGTACTCAGTATAGCTAGGTGCAAACTGGTCTAACTCCCATCCTGTATCTGTTTCGATACTTGAAGCTAATTGGGAGATAATACCAGTAGGCTTATTATGCTGGTGTTGAGAAAAAAACTGTTTTAATGGGTTAATCGGTGGAACCGTCTTGCGGGAAAAAAGTAGCGATTCAAAAGCTTGGCGGCCTAATTTTCCGTCAAATAGAATTAGTACCTCATTATACAATTCGTTGACTTCCCATTTTCCGAAAATGGAACCGCTAGGGCTTTCGATACGCCGTGACACTTCGTTATAAAATAGAAAATGGGATTGAATGTGTCTTACCCCTTGTTCATATATGGTTTCTTGTGTTGCAAAATCTTCAGTACTAGCGTAAACCTGTTCAATAATTGGCCTGGCTTCTGCTTCTGATATATCGGTCATTCTTAGGACCGTATCAACCGCAGAGGGTATACTTACCTTCTGCTTCTTTGCCATAGCGGCCAGGCTTTGAACTTCCTTTGTTTGTGGTGTCGCTGTATCTAAACCAGCCTGGCGGCAATAGTAATAGAACGTAGCTATTTTAATCGAGTGTGGCCGTGTGGCTACCAGGTAGTTAAACTTTTTGTCGCAGTCGTTCGAATCGTACGAGCTATGATACTGGCTAACCTCGTGGAAAATTGGCCTGGCTACTTCACCATACTGACTAATCAGCGCCCAGCCGATACGAAACCAGTCTTCGTACGATCCAGTCAGGTCTAACGCCCTGGCGTGAATCTGGTCCAGGACATAACGAATATCTGTTTCGGTGTGGGTGTATGGTAGCTTTACTACCTCTTTCTTTTCCTTTCGCGGGTATTTCTTAAATAGCTGCGCTTTGTAGTTTACGTAGGTGTCTGGATCGTACGACACAAACCGCAGTCGGCAAATATCCTTAACGCTGGCGTCCCAACCCATTACTAAACCATGTTGTTCGGTCAGGTATATACGTATGCCCTCAAAGGATTCTAACCAGCGCT is a window of Spirosoma linguale DSM 74 DNA encoding:
- a CDS encoding P-loop ATPase and inactivated derivatives-like protein (KEGG: sml:Smlt1061 putative phage integrase protein) — encoded protein: MSMNTDQKLVSVFRNKFDNGLLKDGQPDPKRLPDIDIREFLEGVKNGVWRKPVEYVRAVVDNKAEYDKRKANIPGVTIWGTFIIRNAGKSDVPSGLMSVDLDHLEESEIQRVFNLLKSDPYVYAVFRSVGGKGLCVIFRVDYQRWLESFEGIRIYLTEQHGLVMGWDASVKDICRLRFVSYDPDTYVNYKAQLFKKYPRKEKKEVVKLPYTHTETDIRYVLDQIHARALDLTGSYEDWFRIGWALISQYGEVARPIFHEVSQYHSSYDSNDCDKKFNYLVATRPHSIKIATFYYYCRQAGLDTATPQTKEVQSLAAMAKKQKVSIPSAVDTVLRMTDISEAEARPIIEQVYASTEDFATQETIYEQGVRHIQSHFLFYNEVSRRIESPSGSIFGKWEVNELYNEVLILFDGKLGRQAFESLLFSRKTVPPINPLKQFFSQHQHNKPTGIISQLASSIETDTGWELDQFAPSYTEYFLRKWLIGLVALAFDNLCDLMLILTGPQNVGKTEFFRRLLPEELRRYFAETKLDRGKDDEILLCENWIVFLDELSGKSFQDVGLMKNLLSSKVFDLREPYGSTNVKLKRRAALCGSSNPQAILSDPTGNRRIIPINVLSINREAYNAIDKTDLLMEAYWAYIAGEPYSLSNEDIQYLNDNTSRFERWSVERQLLEYSFAKPTGEGGEFIEHLELIQIQISLESRANGRKLESDKIRLELAAMGLKSYQKRFGKDPKTKKQRRPWVYDVVRLENP
- a CDS encoding transposase IS4 family protein (PFAM: transposase IS4 family protein~KEGG: oan:Oant_2732 transposase IS4 family protein), giving the protein MYPTDLTDSAWQVIQEILADKRKRKYSLRAILNALLYLTKTGCQWRQMPNDLPPWPLCYYYFWKWRNEGTWERLNKSLVERRRQKAKREASPSVGVIDSQSIKCSEWGVVPKGYDGHKKVNGRKRHIIVDTLGLVLVVVVHAANQHDSPAARAVLTRLAGQGYERMNKILADSAYGKKLARWLKRSYGLLLEVVKVSELAGFQVLPMRWKVERTFAWMNWSRRLSKDYECGVNSHESFVYLSNINRMLKHF